From one Novosphingobium sp. genomic stretch:
- a CDS encoding sugar porter family MFS transporter, which produces MNALLIRGVAVGALAGLLFGFDTAVIAGTTEGIRAAFSLDAAGLGITVSSALWGTLAGALLAGVPGDRYGARTSLIFIAMLYLASALGCFFAWNLGSLIFFRVLAGLAVGASSVLAPVYIAEIAPTDKRGMLVGAFQLNVVLGILVAYLSNAVVTSLALGALDWHVKFAVTGIPALVLLVMMFTIPDSPRWLTAKGRTGEARDVLQSLGSSDPDAEVASYARAEAATAAPRLSWARHRRPILLAFGIASFNQFSGINAILYYLNNIFAAAGFDSVSADRQAIVIGACNLLFTALALTVIDRFGRKTLLLVGAVGVTIALAGVAAVFMSNTHQELLLPLLIMFIAFFAFSQGAVIWVYISEIFPSDVRARGQSLGSSTHWFMDAVIATAFPLVAQHMKGLPFIFFAACMAAQFVVVLLFFPETKRRSLEALGTGL; this is translated from the coding sequence ATGAATGCACTGCTAATCCGGGGCGTGGCGGTGGGCGCGCTCGCCGGCCTGCTGTTCGGCTTCGATACGGCCGTGATCGCGGGTACGACGGAGGGCATTCGTGCCGCCTTTTCGCTCGATGCGGCGGGGCTGGGCATCACCGTGTCCAGCGCGCTGTGGGGCACGCTGGCCGGAGCGCTGCTGGCGGGTGTGCCGGGTGACCGTTATGGCGCCCGCACCTCGCTCATCTTTATCGCCATGCTCTATCTGGCTTCGGCGCTGGGCTGCTTTTTTGCGTGGAATTTGGGATCGCTGATCTTTTTCCGCGTGTTGGCGGGGCTGGCGGTCGGCGCGTCCTCGGTGTTGGCCCCGGTCTATATCGCCGAGATCGCGCCGACAGATAAGCGCGGCATGCTGGTGGGGGCCTTCCAGCTCAATGTCGTGCTTGGCATTCTGGTGGCTTATCTCAGCAATGCGGTGGTGACCTCGCTGGCGCTGGGCGCGCTGGACTGGCATGTGAAATTTGCCGTCACAGGCATTCCGGCGCTGGTGCTGCTGGTCATGATGTTCACCATCCCCGACAGCCCGCGCTGGCTGACCGCCAAGGGGCGCACCGGTGAGGCGCGCGACGTGCTTCAATCGCTGGGCAGTTCCGACCCCGATGCCGAAGTGGCCAGCTACGCCCGTGCAGAGGCGGCCACCGCCGCCCCGCGCCTGAGCTGGGCCCGCCATCGCCGCCCGATCCTGCTGGCCTTTGGCATTGCCTCCTTCAACCAGTTCTCGGGGATCAATGCGATCCTCTATTACCTCAACAACATCTTTGCCGCCGCCGGTTTCGACAGCGTGTCCGCAGACCGTCAGGCCATTGTGATCGGCGCCTGCAACCTGCTGTTCACCGCGCTGGCCCTGACCGTGATCGACCGCTTCGGGCGCAAGACGCTGCTGCTGGTGGGCGCTGTGGGTGTCACCATCGCGCTGGCCGGTGTGGCGGCGGTGTTCATGTCGAACACGCATCAGGAACTGCTGCTGCCGCTGCTTATCATGTTCATCGCCTTCTTCGCCTTCAGCCAGGGCGCGGTGATCTGGGTCTATATCAGCGAGATCTTCCCCAGCGATGTGCGTGCGCGCGGCCAGAGCCTCGGCTCATCCACCCACTGGTTCATGGATGCGGTGATCGCCACGGCTTTCCCGCTGGTGGCCCAGCATATGAAGGGCCTGCCTTTCATCTTCTTCGCGGCCTGCATGGCGGCGCAGTTCGTGGTGGTGCTGCTGTTCTTCCCCGAAACCAAGCGCCGTTCGCTCGAAGCTTTGGGGACTGGCCTGTGA
- a CDS encoding family 43 glycosylhydrolase → MIRLATALLLGLSSAALAAPAPNPDAFAAHARNPLLPGYFADPSIVHDKGEWFIYATIDPWGEGTLGLWRSHNFRDWTFTTPNWPTKAAATSPTSGNSGVWAPSVVRGRDGHFWMYVSVGNEVWVGTADHPAGPWRDANGGKPLIPRNFRPGFHMIDAEAFIDDDGQAYLYWGSGLNWVNGHCFVVKLKPDMVSFDGEVRDITPEHYFEGPFMLKRNGRYFLTSSWGNTTKDTYQVRYAVGDTPFGPFHEPEDKPLLATDAASQIISPGHHAIFREGGRDFILYHRQALPFPREGDEVLRQVAVDALTIAGDRMLPVTPTHEGADVPGTAAHRITGRTVRLTASSAQDPLHAAGKAADDNYATGWQPAPGGTSWLQADLGASRGIGASQLRPSRPSQPLRFTVQASDDAEHWRNIGGAMTASGSPIAIPAIAKARFVRLTFDNTPSILEWTFP, encoded by the coding sequence GTGATCCGGCTGGCGACCGCCCTGTTGCTGGGCCTTTCCAGTGCGGCACTCGCTGCGCCGGCGCCCAACCCCGACGCCTTTGCGGCCCATGCGCGCAATCCGCTGCTGCCCGGCTATTTCGCCGATCCCTCCATCGTCCACGACAAGGGCGAGTGGTTTATCTACGCCACCATCGACCCATGGGGGGAGGGCACCCTTGGCCTGTGGCGCTCGCACAATTTCCGCGACTGGACCTTCACCACACCCAATTGGCCCACCAAAGCGGCGGCCACCAGCCCCACCTCGGGCAATTCCGGCGTCTGGGCGCCATCGGTGGTGCGGGGGCGTGACGGGCATTTCTGGATGTATGTCTCGGTCGGCAATGAGGTCTGGGTTGGCACCGCAGATCATCCCGCCGGCCCATGGCGTGACGCCAATGGCGGCAAGCCGCTGATCCCGCGTAATTTCCGCCCTGGTTTCCATATGATCGATGCCGAGGCCTTTATCGACGATGACGGGCAGGCCTATCTCTACTGGGGGTCGGGCCTGAACTGGGTCAACGGCCACTGCTTCGTGGTGAAGCTGAAGCCCGATATGGTGAGTTTCGATGGCGAAGTCCGCGACATCACGCCCGAGCATTATTTCGAAGGCCCCTTTATGCTCAAGCGGAACGGGCGCTATTTTCTGACCTCAAGCTGGGGCAACACCACCAAGGACACCTATCAGGTCCGCTATGCCGTGGGCGACACCCCCTTTGGCCCCTTCCACGAGCCGGAGGACAAGCCGCTGCTGGCCACCGATGCGGCGAGCCAGATTATCAGCCCCGGCCATCACGCCATCTTCCGCGAGGGCGGGCGCGACTTTATCCTCTACCACCGCCAGGCCCTGCCTTTCCCGCGCGAGGGTGACGAGGTGCTTCGTCAGGTCGCGGTGGACGCGCTGACCATCGCGGGCGACCGCATGCTGCCAGTGACGCCTACCCATGAAGGCGCCGATGTGCCCGGCACCGCCGCGCATCGCATCACGGGGCGCACTGTGCGCCTCACGGCCTCATCCGCCCAAGACCCGCTTCATGCGGCAGGCAAGGCGGCGGATGACAATTACGCCACCGGCTGGCAGCCGGCGCCGGGGGGGACCTCATGGCTTCAGGCCGACCTTGGTGCATCCCGCGGCATCGGCGCCAGCCAATTGCGCCCTTCACGCCCAAGCCAGCCGTTGCGCTTCACCGTTCAGGCATCGGATGATGCGGAGCATTGGCGCAACATCGGCGGCGCCATGACCGCCAGCGGTTCGCCCATCGCCATCCCCGCCATCGCCAAGGCCCGCTTTGTGCGGCTGACCTTCGACAACACTCCCAGCATTCTGGAATGGACTTTCCCATGA
- a CDS encoding glycoside hydrolase family 2 TIM barrel-domain containing protein, whose product MKRRALSVLPFLLCSTAAMAGSPDVPLPVQPQVDASRPDWENPAVFAIGKMPARATAFLYESARQALDGKMAASARYQSLDGLWKFVFSPSADATPQGFFKSDFDVSGWKEIKVPADWQAEGYDQPRYNNITYPFPANRPLIPHATNPVGSYRRDFTVPGDWKSSDVVLHIGAAGSAYYVWVNGQKVGYSEDSKLPSEFDISRFLRPGANSVSIQVYRWSDGSYIEDQDFWRVSGIERSVYLIAQPRARIADFFVKAGLANDYRDGTLDIALQTTAAAKNMSIRASVKDGETTLFTRSTPVQGDKQAITASLPAIRSWSAETPNLYTLLLELVDARGQVVQASAQRIGFRTVAIANGLVTVNGKPITIRGVNRHEHDPETFHVISEASMRRDLELMKLNNINALRTSHYPNDERLYVLADELGLYVMDEANIESHGYLSAANKHPDKRAAYLLGYDPAWEAAHVSRVTNMVARDKNHPSIIFWSLGNESGIGPTFEKAAAAARAMDPTRLISFLGHTATQDHRPNAYADIYAPMYHSIAQMLDYAKHTEFRQPMIQCEYAHMQGNSGGGFKDDWDAIYAHPDRLQGGFIWDWVEQSMYRYTRDGRRYWGDGGEYGPNPGGDVEFGDGLLQSDRTPNPQLFEVAKVYAPVQFSAPDAAAGRFTVTNRNDFRDLSDYRFDWEVTQDGVSIAHGAVPSLKTPARGTESFALNLPKVDRKPGAEYLITIRAYDAAAHPAYEPADHVVGWDQFAYGQIVPVLPLPPKGPVVAKALTLSAAGATLSVDRGTGLIASYSVKGAAVLSGGAPNFFRMPTDNDLGTGTAQAAAPWEAMSQSRKVEAVEQKGQSITIRYGLGEGAARFETRYTMMGDGSVAVESHFMPLKSGLPDPMRIGMSFAMPSRFQTVQWYGRGPHESYADRKSGAMIGIWSGAIADQYHDFIRPQDTGTKTDVRWMALSGGGPGLRVGGPTPLTMNVLAFPYEDLRRRPIGEAKSSDIVPRDHVTLLVDAAQMGLGGDTTWDYHGQPLAPYRIAPSERRFSFTLHPEGVTP is encoded by the coding sequence ATGAAGCGCCGTGCCCTGTCCGTCCTGCCTTTCCTGCTGTGCAGCACCGCTGCCATGGCCGGATCGCCGGATGTGCCGCTGCCGGTCCAGCCGCAGGTCGATGCCAGCCGCCCGGATTGGGAGAACCCGGCGGTCTTCGCCATTGGCAAGATGCCCGCCCGCGCCACCGCCTTCCTCTATGAAAGCGCCCGGCAGGCGCTGGACGGCAAGATGGCGGCCTCGGCACGCTACCAGTCGCTCGATGGGCTGTGGAAATTCGTCTTTTCGCCCTCGGCCGATGCCACGCCTCAGGGCTTTTTCAAGAGCGACTTCGATGTCTCGGGCTGGAAGGAGATCAAGGTTCCCGCCGACTGGCAAGCCGAAGGCTATGACCAGCCGCGCTACAACAACATCACCTATCCGTTCCCGGCCAACCGCCCGTTGATCCCGCATGCCACCAATCCGGTCGGCTCCTACCGTCGCGATTTCACCGTGCCCGGCGACTGGAAGAGCAGCGATGTGGTGCTGCATATCGGCGCGGCGGGATCGGCCTATTACGTCTGGGTCAATGGCCAGAAGGTGGGTTACAGCGAGGACAGCAAGCTTCCTTCCGAATTCGACATCTCCCGTTTCCTGCGTCCCGGTGCGAACAGCGTCTCGATCCAGGTCTATCGCTGGTCTGACGGCAGCTATATTGAGGATCAGGATTTTTGGCGCGTCTCGGGGATCGAGCGTTCGGTTTATCTGATCGCCCAGCCGCGTGCGCGCATCGCCGATTTTTTCGTCAAGGCTGGCCTTGCCAACGACTATCGCGACGGTACGCTGGACATCGCCCTCCAGACCACCGCCGCAGCGAAAAACATGAGCATCCGCGCCAGCGTCAAGGATGGCGAGACCACCCTGTTCACCCGCTCCACCCCGGTGCAAGGCGACAAGCAGGCCATCACCGCCAGCCTGCCCGCCATCCGCAGCTGGAGCGCTGAAACGCCCAACCTCTACACGCTGCTGCTGGAACTGGTCGACGCCAGGGGACAGGTGGTGCAGGCCAGCGCCCAGCGCATCGGTTTCCGCACCGTGGCGATTGCCAACGGGCTGGTCACCGTCAACGGCAAGCCGATCACCATTCGCGGCGTCAACCGTCACGAGCATGATCCGGAAACCTTCCACGTCATCTCCGAAGCCTCGATGCGCCGCGATCTGGAGTTGATGAAGCTCAACAACATCAATGCCCTGCGCACCTCGCATTACCCCAATGACGAGCGCCTCTACGTGCTGGCGGACGAGCTTGGCCTCTATGTGATGGATGAGGCCAACATCGAGAGCCACGGCTACCTCTCCGCCGCCAACAAGCATCCGGACAAGCGGGCAGCCTATCTGCTGGGCTACGATCCGGCATGGGAGGCCGCGCATGTCTCGCGCGTCACCAATATGGTCGCGCGAGACAAGAACCACCCCTCGATCATCTTCTGGTCGCTGGGCAATGAGAGCGGCATCGGCCCCACCTTCGAGAAGGCCGCCGCCGCCGCTCGCGCCATGGACCCGACCCGCCTGATCTCCTTCCTCGGCCATACGGCGACGCAGGATCATCGCCCCAATGCCTATGCCGATATCTATGCGCCGATGTATCACTCCATCGCGCAGATGCTGGATTACGCGAAGCACACCGAGTTCAGGCAGCCGATGATCCAATGCGAATATGCCCATATGCAGGGCAATTCGGGCGGCGGCTTCAAGGATGACTGGGACGCGATCTATGCCCATCCCGATCGTCTGCAGGGCGGCTTTATCTGGGATTGGGTCGAGCAATCCATGTATCGCTATACCAGGGACGGGCGTCGCTATTGGGGCGATGGCGGCGAATATGGCCCCAATCCGGGCGGCGATGTGGAGTTCGGCGACGGCCTGCTGCAATCGGACCGCACACCCAACCCGCAACTGTTCGAAGTGGCCAAGGTCTATGCGCCGGTGCAGTTCAGCGCGCCGGATGCGGCGGCGGGGCGCTTTACCGTCACCAACCGCAACGATTTCCGCGATCTGTCGGACTATCGCTTCGACTGGGAGGTCACGCAGGATGGCGTGAGCATCGCCCATGGCGCGGTCCCGTCGCTGAAGACCCCGGCTCGCGGCACCGAGAGTTTCGCGCTGAACCTGCCCAAGGTCGACCGCAAGCCAGGCGCGGAGTATCTGATCACGATCCGAGCTTACGATGCCGCTGCACACCCGGCCTATGAGCCTGCCGATCATGTCGTGGGATGGGATCAGTTCGCCTATGGTCAGATCGTCCCGGTACTTCCCCTGCCACCCAAGGGGCCTGTTGTCGCAAAGGCGCTCACCCTCTCCGCAGCAGGGGCGACACTCTCTGTCGACCGCGGCACCGGACTGATCGCCAGCTATAGCGTCAAGGGCGCAGCGGTGCTGTCCGGGGGCGCGCCCAACTTTTTCCGGATGCCCACCGACAATGATCTGGGCACCGGCACTGCCCAGGCCGCCGCGCCATGGGAGGCCATGTCCCAAAGCCGCAAGGTGGAGGCCGTCGAGCAAAAGGGGCAGAGCATCACCATCCGCTATGGCCTCGGCGAGGGCGCGGCGCGATTCGAAACGCGCTACACCATGATGGGCGACGGCAGCGTGGCGGTGGAAAGCCATTTTATGCCACTGAAATCCGGCCTGCCCGATCCGATGCGGATCGGCATGTCCTTCGCCATGCCCAGCCGTTTCCAGACTGTGCAATGGTATGGCCGAGGCCCTCACGAAAGCTATGCCGACCGCAAGAGTGGCGCGATGATCGGCATCTGGAGCGGCGCCATCGCCGACCAGTATCACGATTTCATCCGTCCGCAGGACACCGGCACCAAGACCGATGTGCGCTGGATGGCACTCTCCGGCGGCGGTCCGGGCCTGCGTGTTGGCGGCCCCACGCCGCTGACGATGAATGTGCTGGCTTTCCCATACGAAGACCTGCGCCGCCGTCCCATCGGTGAGGCCAAGAGCAGCGATATCGTGCCCCGCGACCATGTCACTCTGCTGGTCGATGCGGCGCAGATGGGGCTGGGGGGTGACACCACCTGGGACTATCACGGCCAGCCGCTCGCACCCTATCGCATCGCGCCAAGCGAGCGCCGTTTCAGCTTCACCCTGCACCCGGAGGGTGTAACACCATGA
- a CDS encoding ROK family protein encodes MSGGLRAGVELGGTKTIAVIGREREILERIAFPTTTPDETLGAVADQLRVWHRQYQPEALGIASFGPIALGARHVVRGHMLPTPKAGWSGADILGVLSGAMPGPVALHTDVTAAALAEQRWGAARGLEDLVYITVGTGVGMGIIAGGRPVTGRMHPEAGHLRVPRLPGDDFAGVCLFHGDCLEGLASGPAIAARTGMTADVLPQDHPAWLPVADALAEGIAALMLTLACERIVIGGGVGLGRPHLLAMAKARIAAKLGGYLPSLDDAEIGAMIVPAALGSDAGPLGALALAELALTGGASVPAQDGGC; translated from the coding sequence ATGAGCGGCGGCCTTCGTGCCGGTGTCGAACTGGGCGGTACCAAGACCATTGCGGTGATCGGGCGCGAGCGGGAGATCCTTGAACGGATCGCTTTCCCCACCACCACCCCGGACGAGACGCTGGGCGCGGTCGCGGATCAACTGCGCGTTTGGCATCGGCAATATCAGCCCGAGGCGCTGGGTATCGCCAGCTTCGGGCCGATTGCTCTGGGCGCGCGGCATGTGGTGCGGGGCCATATGCTGCCCACGCCCAAGGCGGGCTGGTCGGGCGCGGATATTCTCGGCGTGCTGTCCGGAGCGATGCCGGGGCCGGTGGCGCTTCACACCGATGTCACCGCCGCAGCCTTGGCCGAGCAGCGTTGGGGGGCAGCGCGCGGGCTAGAGGATCTGGTCTATATCACCGTGGGCACGGGGGTCGGCATGGGCATCATTGCCGGTGGGCGGCCGGTGACGGGGCGTATGCATCCCGAAGCCGGACATCTGCGTGTGCCGCGCCTGCCCGGCGACGATTTCGCCGGGGTCTGCCTCTTTCATGGCGATTGTCTTGAGGGTCTTGCCTCTGGCCCGGCCATTGCCGCGCGCACGGGTATGACGGCGGATGTGCTGCCACAGGACCATCCAGCATGGCTGCCGGTGGCCGATGCTCTGGCCGAGGGGATCGCGGCGCTGATGCTCACACTCGCCTGCGAGCGGATCGTGATCGGTGGCGGTGTGGGACTGGGGCGGCCTCATCTGCTGGCGATGGCAAAGGCGCGGATCGCCGCGAAGCTGGGTGGCTATCTGCCCTCGCTCGATGATGCGGAGATCGGCGCGATGATCGTTCCGGCCGCTCTGGGCAGCGATGCCGGGCCGCTGGGGGCGCTGGCGCTTGCGGAACTGGCGCTGACCGGGGGAGCCTCCGTTCCGGCCCAGGATGGGGGTTGTTGA
- a CDS encoding Rieske (2Fe-2S) protein: MQDERLFSTPAGIKLGPIDMVARGRARNIVIQMKAGRFHGFVVRQGDAVYGYVDRCPHAGLPLTQELDGYLTPDGSMIACQWHGALFRIEDGECVGGPCVGRFLESWPVAVSEGVLITA; encoded by the coding sequence ATGCAGGATGAGCGGCTTTTCTCCACCCCGGCAGGCATCAAACTGGGGCCCATCGACATGGTGGCACGGGGCAGGGCCCGCAACATCGTCATCCAGATGAAGGCCGGGCGGTTTCATGGCTTTGTCGTCAGGCAGGGGGATGCGGTGTATGGCTATGTCGACCGCTGCCCGCATGCGGGCTTGCCGCTGACGCAGGAGCTTGATGGTTACCTCACGCCTGATGGCAGCATGATCGCCTGCCAGTGGCATGGCGCGCTGTTCCGCATCGAGGATGGGGAATGTGTCGGCGGGCCCTGTGTGGGGCGCTTCCTGGAAAGCTGGCCGGTGGCGGTGAGCGAAGGAGTTCTGATCACCGCCTGA
- a CDS encoding 4a-hydroxytetrahydrobiopterin dehydratase: MMIQPLNDKELQAALTALPQWTHDAGRKALHRRIVTSDFAEALALMVRIGVQADKRDHHPEWANVYNKLDIWLTTHDAKGISQRDVELAQVIDTIA; the protein is encoded by the coding sequence ATGATGATCCAGCCCCTGAATGACAAGGAGCTGCAGGCCGCGCTGACCGCCCTGCCGCAATGGACCCATGATGCCGGGCGCAAGGCGCTCCACCGCCGCATCGTGACCAGCGATTTTGCCGAAGCCCTCGCCCTGATGGTCCGCATCGGTGTGCAGGCCGACAAACGCGACCATCATCCCGAATGGGCCAATGTCTACAACAAGCTCGATATCTGGCTGACGACCCATGATGCCAAGGGCATTTCGCAGCGCGATGTCGAACTGGCGCAGGTGATCGATACAATCGCCTGA
- the phhA gene encoding phenylalanine 4-monooxygenase, translated as MANDTLARPACAADDWTVPQEWDRYGADEHAMWDRLFERQARLLPGRVAPAFIDGLDVLRLSKPGIPDFAELNARLMDATGWQVVAVPGLVPDDVFFDHLANRRFVAGRFIRKPDQIDYLEEPDIFHDVFGHVPLLANPVFADYMAAYGRGGQRAAGLGAIERLARLYWYTVEFGLMRGPEGLQIYGAGIVSSFSETLFALDDPSPNRIGFDLKRLMRTNYRIDDFQQSYFVIDSFEDLLRQTIETDFAPLYAELHGTPDLAVDAIEPDDRIYHRGTQHYARSRPSQTGNPHHEP; from the coding sequence ATGGCCAACGACACCCTCGCCAGACCCGCCTGCGCCGCGGATGACTGGACGGTTCCGCAGGAGTGGGACCGCTATGGCGCGGATGAGCATGCCATGTGGGACCGCCTGTTCGAGCGTCAGGCCCGCCTGCTGCCTGGTCGCGTGGCTCCCGCCTTTATCGACGGGCTGGATGTGCTTCGCCTGTCCAAGCCGGGCATTCCCGATTTTGCCGAACTCAATGCGCGGCTGATGGATGCCACGGGCTGGCAGGTGGTGGCGGTGCCGGGGCTGGTGCCGGATGACGTGTTCTTCGACCATCTGGCCAACCGCCGCTTTGTCGCCGGGCGCTTTATCCGCAAGCCCGACCAGATCGACTATCTGGAAGAGCCCGACATCTTTCACGATGTCTTCGGCCATGTGCCCCTGCTCGCCAATCCGGTCTTTGCCGACTATATGGCGGCCTATGGGCGCGGCGGGCAGCGCGCCGCCGGGCTGGGCGCCATCGAGAGGCTGGCGCGGCTCTATTGGTACACGGTCGAGTTCGGCCTGATGCGCGGACCCGAAGGCCTGCAGATCTATGGCGCGGGGATCGTGTCCTCCTTCAGCGAGACGCTGTTCGCGCTGGACGATCCCTCGCCCAACCGCATCGGTTTCGACCTCAAGCGGCTGATGCGCACCAACTATCGCATCGACGACTTCCAGCAGAGCTATTTTGTGATCGACAGTTTCGAGGATCTGCTGCGCCAGACCATCGAGACCGACTTCGCCCCGCTTTACGCAGAGCTTCACGGCACGCCCGATCTGGCAGTCGATGCCATCGAGCCTGACGACCGGATCTATCATCGTGGCACGCAGCATTATGCGCGCTCCCGCCCATCCCAGACAGGGAATCCCCATCATGAGCCATGA
- a CDS encoding Lrp/AsnC family transcriptional regulator — protein MDAIDKRIVEILQRDASLSHADLGERVGASAASCWRRIKALEAAGILTATVRLVDPEQIGLAVNVFCNIRVRNHAQEVRKPFEDFLKGRPEVIECYSMSGEWDYMLRIAVADVADYEKFLMRTLLEHPAVGSASSHFALSTTKYTTALPLS, from the coding sequence ATGGACGCGATCGACAAACGAATCGTCGAGATCCTGCAGCGCGACGCCTCGCTCAGCCATGCCGATCTGGGGGAGCGGGTGGGGGCCTCGGCAGCCTCCTGCTGGCGGCGGATCAAGGCGCTGGAGGCGGCGGGCATCCTGACCGCCACTGTGCGTCTGGTCGATCCCGAGCAGATCGGGCTGGCGGTCAATGTTTTCTGCAACATCCGCGTGCGCAACCATGCTCAGGAGGTGCGCAAGCCTTTCGAGGATTTTCTGAAAGGCCGCCCCGAAGTGATCGAGTGCTACTCCATGTCGGGTGAGTGGGATTACATGCTGCGCATCGCCGTGGCCGATGTGGCCGATTACGAGAAATTTCTGATGCGTACCCTGCTGGAGCATCCGGCGGTGGGGTCGGCCTCGTCGCACTTTGCGTTGTCGACCACCAAATATACCACCGCCCTGCCTTTGTCGTGA
- a CDS encoding fumarylacetoacetate hydrolase family protein, whose translation MAKTISIGDLLPSDWREGTFLGRVQTAQGPSPILVVGGEVYDMSHVAPTVSQLVEHLPLSAAGGVILGSLDTLDLPLLSPIDLQCVKAAGVTFATSTLERVIEERARGDAGKAQEIRARIEARVGGSIRSVVPGSAEAEALKELLLADGLWSQYLEVAIGPYAEVFTKAPVLATVGALADVGVRSDSTWNNPEPEVVLLVNAAGEAVGATLGNDVNLRDIEGRSALLLGKAKDNNASCSVGPLVRLFDDGFTIDDVRNAEVELVIDGPEGYKLEGHSSMNQISRDPLDLVRQTLSEHQYPDGFVLFLGTLFAPVQDRDDPGRGFTHKVGDVVSIATPRLGRLVNTVVTSRDAAPWTQGIAALYANLAQRGLLKVKAEA comes from the coding sequence TTGGCCAAGACCATTTCCATCGGTGACCTGTTGCCGTCTGACTGGCGGGAGGGAACCTTCCTTGGCCGTGTCCAGACCGCGCAGGGGCCGAGCCCCATTCTGGTGGTCGGCGGCGAAGTTTATGACATGTCGCATGTCGCCCCGACCGTCTCGCAACTGGTCGAGCATCTGCCGCTCTCGGCTGCCGGTGGCGTGATCCTGGGTTCGCTCGATACGCTGGACCTGCCGCTGCTCAGCCCGATCGACCTGCAATGCGTCAAGGCGGCGGGTGTGACCTTCGCCACTTCCACGCTGGAGCGGGTGATCGAGGAGCGCGCGCGCGGTGACGCGGGCAAGGCTCAGGAAATCCGCGCCCGTATCGAGGCCCGCGTGGGCGGCTCGATCCGCAGCGTGGTCCCCGGTTCGGCCGAGGCCGAGGCGCTCAAGGAACTGCTGCTGGCCGATGGCCTGTGGTCGCAATATCTGGAAGTCGCCATCGGGCCTTACGCCGAGGTCTTCACCAAGGCGCCGGTGCTGGCCACGGTCGGCGCTCTGGCCGATGTCGGTGTGCGTTCGGACTCCACCTGGAACAACCCCGAGCCCGAGGTCGTGCTGCTGGTTAATGCCGCCGGCGAAGCTGTCGGCGCCACGCTGGGCAATGACGTCAATCTGCGTGACATCGAGGGGCGCAGCGCGCTGCTGCTGGGTAAGGCGAAGGACAACAACGCCTCCTGCTCGGTCGGCCCGCTGGTGCGCCTGTTCGACGATGGCTTCACCATCGACGACGTCCGCAATGCCGAGGTCGAACTGGTGATCGACGGTCCCGAGGGTTACAAGCTCGAAGGCCATTCCTCGATGAACCAGATCAGCCGCGACCCGCTCGATCTGGTGCGCCAGACGCTGAGCGAGCATCAGTATCCCGATGGCTTCGTGCTGTTCCTCGGCACGCTCTTCGCGCCCGTGCAGGATCGTGATGATCCGGGCCGGGGGTTCACCCATAAGGTGGGCGATGTGGTCTCGATTGCCACGCCGCGTCTGGGCCGTCTGGTCAACACGGTGGTCACCTCGCGCGATGCCGCGCCCTGGACCCAGGGCATCGCGGCACTTTACGCCAATCTGGCCCAGCGCGGCCTGCTCAAGGTGAAGGCAGAAGCATGA
- a CDS encoding SDR family oxidoreductase — translation MSNRALYPSLKGKRVFISGGASGIGEGFVEAFVAQGAHVAFCDIAQEAGETVAKRLGADAAFQPHFHRCDLRDVEAVQAMMAQVEAELGGIDIVINNAANDDRHSVADVTPAYWDERMAVNLRHQFFVAQAAAPAMKRAGGGAIINLGSISWHLGLADLVLYETAKAAIEGMTRGLARELGRENIRVTAIIPGNVKTPRQEQWYTPEGEAEIVAAQCMDGRLLPADVAALALFLASDDARLITGHNYWVDAGWR, via the coding sequence ATGAGCAACCGGGCTCTTTATCCCAGCCTGAAGGGCAAGCGCGTCTTCATCAGCGGCGGCGCCAGCGGCATCGGTGAGGGTTTCGTCGAAGCCTTCGTGGCGCAGGGCGCGCATGTCGCTTTCTGCGATATCGCTCAGGAAGCTGGCGAGACGGTGGCAAAGCGCCTTGGCGCGGATGCCGCCTTCCAGCCTCATTTCCACCGCTGCGATCTGCGTGACGTCGAAGCCGTTCAGGCGATGATGGCGCAGGTCGAGGCGGAGTTGGGCGGCATCGACATCGTCATCAACAACGCCGCCAATGACGATCGTCACAGCGTGGCCGATGTGACGCCCGCCTATTGGGACGAGCGCATGGCGGTCAATCTGCGCCATCAGTTCTTTGTGGCGCAGGCTGCCGCACCGGCGATGAAGCGCGCGGGTGGCGGTGCGATCATCAATCTGGGGTCGATCAGTTGGCATCTGGGCCTGGCCGATCTGGTGCTCTACGAGACCGCCAAGGCCGCCATCGAAGGTATGACACGGGGTCTGGCGCGCGAACTCGGCCGCGAGAACATCCGCGTCACGGCCATCATTCCGGGCAATGTGAAGACCCCGCGTCAGGAGCAATGGTACACGCCCGAGGGCGAGGCCGAAATCGTCGCCGCGCAATGCATGGACGGGCGCCTGCTGCCCGCCGATGTCGCGGCGCTGGCGCTGTTCCTGGCTTCGGACGACGCGCGTCTGATCACCGGCCACAACTATTGGGTCGACGCCGGATGGCGCTGA